ATCACGCCCGATCCGGACACGGGTATCGGCCGCTGGACGGATGCCGATTTCCTGCGCGCGATGCATGAAGGCATCGGCAAGGGCGGCGAACGGCTGTATCCCGCGTTTCCTTATGCTGAATACACCAGGGTCACCGAGGGTGACGTGCTCGCCATCCGTGCGTATCTGAATACGCTCGTACCGGTTCACTACACGCCCCCACGCAATGACCTGAAGTTTCCGTTTAATCAGCGCTGGCTGATGCTGTTCTGGAATCTGTTCAACTTCACGGAAGGGCGCTTCGTTCCCGATCCGAAAGCGAGCGCTCAATGGAATCGCGGCGCGTATCTGGTTCAAGGACTCGCGCATTGTGAGGAATGTCATACGCCGCGCAATTTCACGCAGGGATTGAAGACGAGCGAGCGCTTTGCAGGTGCGACGCAGGCCGGCTGGCATGCCTTCAATATCACGTCTGACAAAACGAGCGGCATCGGCAACTGGAGCGATGCCGATATGGTCAGCTACCTGTCTGCCGGCGTTGTGCCAGGACGAGCGGGTGCGGCCGGACCGATGGCGGAAGTCGTCGCGGACAGCACGCAATACCTGAGCACCGAAGACCTTCGTTCGGTTGCTATCTACATGCGATCGGTGCCCGCGATCAGCGGCGGCGAAGTGCGTCGGCGCGATACGTGGGGGCAGCCCGCCAACGACGTCATCAGTCTGCGCGGCACAAAGATCAGCGGCGTCAACGGAGCACAACTGTTCGTCGCAAACTGCGCGACGTGTCATCACTGGACCGGCCAGGGGATTGGTGCGAGTGCGCCGGGTGCGTATCCGTCGTTGATTCATAACAGCACAGTGGGCGCGGTGACAGCGAATAACCTCGCGATGGTCATTCTGCATGGCGTCAATCGCACGACGAAAACCGCCGATGTGCTGATGCCATCATTCGCCGGTGAACTCACCGATGATCAGGTGGCAGCGATCACGAATTATGTGACGAAACAGTTCGGCAATCCGCAGTCGAGCGTGACCGTCGATCAGGTTGCGAAGCTGCGTGTAGCGCAACAATGACCTTTGATGCCCGAGCGTCGGGTAGAGATTGCCGGATGACCCGGGTCCGGCTCACCGACCCCTTACGAATCCTTTGCCGCAACGATGTTTAGCGGCTTTGCGCAGATCTGGAACGAGAGGCAACGCGCATACGGGATCTGCTCTTGGCACTATCATTGTGCTATGGGCTCAAAACTTGTCACCGACGTTTTCCATCACTCGGCCAACCGGGCGGGTCGCGACTTTATCGTTGGCGATCTTCATGGCTGCGTCGATGCGTTGCGCTATCTGCTGCACGAAGTCGAATTCGATCCGGCGCGTGACCGTCTGTTCTCAGTGGGCGACCTGGTCGACCGTGGCGCGCAGTCCGAGGAGGCGCTCGCGCTGCTCGACAGGCCATGGTTCCATGCGGTGCTCGGCAATCACGAGGACACACTGATTGCGGTCGCCGAAGGCCGCTTGCGGCGGCAGTGGTGGTATGGAATCGGCGGCTCGTGGGCTGCAGCGCTCCCTGACGAACGGTTGCGGCACTACGCGGAGAAATTGCGCACGTTGCCGCTCGCGCGGGTGGTCGGCAGTGGTACTGAGCGCTTCAATGTTCTGCACGCGGAGTTCTTCGGCTCCGATGCCGATCTCGATGCAGGTGTCTTTTCCGACGACGCTCGCCAGAAGCTGTTGTGGGGCCGCGAACTTGCGATCGGCAATGGCGACCCCGAGCGGCAGCGTGGGCTTTCGCTCACCTATTGCGGTCACACGCCGATGTGCGAATTGCAGCAGATCGGCTCGCAGGTGTTCATCGACACCGGTGCGTTCGGGCCGGGCGGCAAGCTGACCGTCGTCGAAGCGCGCAGGTCCCGTCGCTGGCAGGTGACGGTCGATGCCGCGCGTGCCGAAGGCGCGGCTGCGCTGGCGCTGCCTTGACCTGTTCCGTCCCGTCGGTTGTGCGAAAGGCGGCGTTCAGCCGACCTGATTCAGTTCGAAGACAATGTCGACGGCGCTGCCGTTCCAGTTGTATTCCAGATACGCCGCATGATGGCAGTCGCGCAGCAGCGTCGTCCTGAACGCAGCGAGACACTCGCCTTCCTTATCTCGTACCGACGGATACACGATGCCCGCTACGCCCGCCGTTCGCGCCGCGCGGCCGAGCGACTGCCCGGCGACGTAGTCTTCGGGCGACAGCACCGCAGGATCGAGCGACGGGTCGTCGCGTAGATCGGCCACTTCCCCGCGTGCGATCACCGTGTACAGACGCATCTGTTGCCGCAGCGGCGGTTCGTGCGTGGCCGCGAGGAAGTTGCCCGTGTGATAGCGCGTTTCGGCAATCGCCGTCGCGCGCGACCGGGCGCAATAGAACACCCCATACGTGCCGTCGGAAAAGCGGCTGCCGAGCGGATTCAGATGCGTGAACGCCGCCATGATGGGCCCCCAGCCGGGGCCGAAGCGTCGCTCTTCGGGCGGCACGAGATCCAGTTCGCCGACTTCGGTGCGCAGCCGGTCGTTGGTCATTGCTTCGAGCGCATAGAGCGCCTCGAAATCGTCCGGCGATGCGACGCGGTCGAACAGGTTCACAGCCGGAAAACGTGTGGGAATCACCCGATACGCGGGCGACCAGTCGAGCGGCGCGGCGCGCCAGCGGGCCTGCCAGTGCGGAGAAGTCACGCCCAGCCGCCTCGCATTGCGTCGAGATACTGGCGCACGGCCACGAGATCGCTGATATTGCCCGCCAGCATGCGGTCGAGCGCGCGCCGGCCGCCGAACGGCGGCGCGCTATTCGGGCGCTTGATCCAGGTATCGGCTGCGGACGGCTGCGGCAGCAGGATTTGCAGCGCCTTGTAGATACCCAGCAGCAGCGACAGGCGTTCGAGCGTGTCGCGGCCAAGCCGCGCGGTCTGCGGTTCGGCTTTCCATTTGAAGAAGGTGGAGCGGCCGGGCGACCCTAGCAGGACGATCTGCTCGTCGGCGCTCAGATCCCAGTCGCGGGCGATCTTGAAGAATGCGCGCAGGCCGGCCGCCGACATTTCGGTCAGCGACGGCTCTCCAGCGGGTCGTGGTAGCGGTCGCTCGTTGGGAAGGACGCGGGCGGCATTGGACATGGCTTTAGTCCTTAATTGAACTTTAAGTCAATATTAGTCCATTTATGGATTTATGCAAGGATTAACAGAATCACGTCCGGGTCTGCGGGGCGGTATTGCACCGGCACGAACCGGACGCAGTGTGCTGGCCGCGCCCCGGATTGCTGCCTTCCTGTTGCCGGCCCCGGCTTAGCGCGGTGCAGCGCCTACTTCGAACGCCAATTCCGTCACGCCGTCCACACCGCCCGTCACCTTGTCTCCCGGGTGGAGAGCGCCGACGCCAGCGGGTGTACCCGTGAAAATCAGGTCGCCAGGCTTGAGCGCCACCGATTGCGAGACGTAGCTGATGACGTCGGCCACCGGCCAGATCATTTCGGTGAGATCGCCTTGCTGACGGACTTCGCCATTGACCGACAACCAGATCCGGCCCGTGCCCGGATGGCCGGTTTTCTCAACCGGAAGCAGCGGCGTAACCGGACCCGACGCGTCGAAGCCCTTGGCCCAGTCCCACGGACGGCTCTGTTTCTTGGCGACGGCCTGCAGGTCGCGGCGCGTCAGGTCGACTCCGACTCCGTAACCCCAGACGTAATCCAGCGCCTTGTCAGGCGAAATCGACTGCCCGCCCTTGCCGATTGCGACGACTAGTTCGATTTCGTGATGCAGGTCCGACGTCAGCGGCGGATAGGGAACCACGCCGCGTGCTGCGACCACCGCGTCAGCGGGCTTGGTGAAGAAGAACGGCGGTTCGCGGTCTGGGTCCGCGCCCATTTCGCGGGCGTGGTCGGCATAGTTGCGGCCCACGCAGAAGACCCGGCGCACGGGAAAGCGGCTCGACGAGCCGGCGACTTCGACGGAAGGCTGTTCGGGTTGAGGTACGACGTAAGTAGTCATCTTCAGGTCTCGATTGGGATGAACGAAGCGTGCTGGCATGCGTGGCGGCAACCGGCACGTCGATGAGTCAAAGATAGCAGCCCATCGCCGGCCGACCGGCGAAGGATGTGTGGATTTTCTGGACTGGATTACGCTCGCGCCCGACGTGGCGCTGGCTTCGCCGGCTGGTCCCGCCTCGCCGGATTTGCCGCATTTGCCGGGTTTGCCGCCGTCGATGGCTGCGCATCGGCCGTCGTATGGTGCGCGCTGCGGTAGTCGCTCGGCGACATGCCCGTGGTTCGCCGGAAACGGCGGGAAAAATAGGCTTCGTCGCGGAATCCGACCGCCTGGGCGATCTCGCCCACCCGTTTGGTGCTGTGCGCGAGCAGCGATTGCGCAAGTGCCATTCGCCGGTCGGTGACGAGTTCCGTGAAGGTCCGGCCGGTTTCCTTCTTGATCAGATGCGCGAGATAGTTCGGCGACAGGAACGCGGCGGCGGCCGCGCTGGTCAGCGAGAGGTCGTCGCTCGCGATCCGCGCGCGAATGTGCCGCATCACGCGGGCCAGCGCGTCGCGCCGGCCGGTGCGCTGCTTTTCGTTGTCGGCGAGGCGCAGCAGCGGTTCAGCGTGTCGCGCGCAGACGATACCGATCAATTGCAGCAGATAGCCGCGCAGCAGCGCCGTGGCGCCGAAACCGCGCGCGCCGTCGACTTCGAGCATGCGCGCGAGCAGTTGACGCACTTCGGCCAGATCCGCGTCCGTCAGCACGAAATCGAGGTACTCCTGGAAGCGGAACGGTGCGAGTTCGACGGCGCGATGCACGGATACGTCTTCGAGATCGAGTGGATCGTCTTCCAGGTCGGCACGCAGGAACTGCTGCGAGAAGTTGATGACCATGAAGCGCGATTCCGGCGGATGCGGAATCAGATGCAACCGGTACGGCAGGATAAGGGCGACCGCGCCGCGCGGAAAAGGGCGCGTCGCGCCGCCGATCCGTTGCACCGTGTCGCCGCCAAGGTTGATCTGGATCTGGAAGTAGTCGTGACGGTGCGGCTCGGTGATCGCTGGTCGCGTCGTCTGATCGCGGATGTAGAAATCGAGGCGGTCGCTGCGTTCGGGCATCCCGTAGGTACGGGTCGGTTCACTGGCTGCCGGGTGCATGGCTGGTCGGGAGGGACGGTTCAGACGCCATGGTACATGCGCGCGGGCTTTTTCGACGGGGCAGGCCCGCGGCCGTGGCTGGCGGGTGTGACGCCATTCTGACGAGATTCGAGCTTGATGAGTTGTCCGTTTCAATTTCCCCCGTGGGTATAATCGCGCCCCCGACATTCAATCGAAGATCAGGAGATGGGTGTGCGAGCAGTCATGGTAGCAGTGGCCGTCGGCTTGTTTTCCAGTGCGGCGATGGCGGCGGGCCAGTACGTCGAAGTCTGGAATCCGCCCGAAACCAGCCAGCATTCGAACGTGAAGAAGCGCAAGCCGGCCGTGAAGGCGCCGAAGCATGCGGTCACGCAAACGCGGAGGCAGTTGGCGCAGTGCGAGGCAGGCGGGGTGCACAAAACGCTCAAGGTTTCATCGAAACCGACACCAGAAAAGCCCAAACCGCGGGTTTCTGTCGTGATGGTGCCGTCGAAAGATGCACAGCAACGTCAGCCGAAAGCTCAAGGCCTGCCAACGAAAAGCAGCCGCCCGCAAGCGACGACAAAGGTCGCCGACACATCGGGCTCCGCCAGCGGCAGGACGACACCTTCCGCGTCCGGCCGCGATTTGCCGCCGATCCTGCGCTGACGCCGGCCAGCGCCGCGCGTCCCGGTTCGACGATCCGCGCCGACGGCTCAGGCGCTTTCCAGGCCGTTCACCACCAGCTTCAACGTCTCCAGCGAGCGCGCGTCGCGCACTCGCGAATGCAGCGTCACACGGGATGCGGGCAATGCAGGCAATCCAAGCCTTGCGCCGACGTCGACCAATCCGCGCGGCGCCACCCGCCGCGCCAGCGGTGAAACCGCAATTCCCGCCGCTGCTGCAGCGCCGACGGCGGCCACACCGCCACCGATAAACGCTTCGTTCCACGCGATACCGGCTTCATTCAGCGCCCGCAGCGCCGCCGCGCGAACGGCGCAGGGCGGGGCGAGCAGCGCGAGCGGCAACGGTTCGTTCGGGCGCGGCAGCCAGTCAGGCGTGGCCAGCCACGCGATCGGTTCGGTGAAAAGCGCCTCTCCGTCGCCGCGCGAGGTTTCTTCTGGCTCGTTGCGGATAATCACGGCGTCGAGCCGCCGCTCGTCGAATTGCTCCAGCAAGGCCGCCGACATGCCAAGATGCAACTCGAGTACCAGCGCGGGATCGTATGCCTTTAGTCTCGCGAGCAGGTCGGGCAGGTTCGGTCCAGCCACATGCTCGCTCAGGCCCAACGCCAGCCGCCGATTTCCGACCGACAGCGAGCCCAGCGCCCGCTCATGGGCGCTCAGTAGATCGCGTGCGGCCTTGAGGAATGCCTGACCCTCGCTGGACAGGCGCACCAGCCGGGGCGTGCGCTCAAGAAGCTGTTTGCCGAGATGCACTTCCAGCCGTTTCAGCTTGAGGCTGACGGCGGATTGGGTGGTATCGAGCGCGTCGGCGGCGCGAGTGAAGCTGCTCAGGTCGGCCACCAGCACGAACGCCCGTACAGCATCGAGGTCGAGAACCTTCATTTCAGTTGAAAATGAATGATATATCCATTGATATCTATTCATTATTATCCATGGGGTCTATTGTCGCTACATAAACTTTTCCTGATGGAGCTTTTTTATGCCGCTCACCCGAATCGCACTCCGTACCGGCAAGCCGGCCGAATACCGCAAGGCGCTGACGCAAGGCATCCAGCGCGCACTGATCGACACATGCAACGTGCCGGCGGACGACATTTTCATGCTCATCAACGAGCACGACGAAGCTAACTTCGTATTCGACCGGCAGTACCTCGGCGTCCATCGCAGCGACGACCTGGTGGTCATCCAGATCACGTTCAACAACACGCGCACGGTCGAGCAGAAGAAGGCGCTTTACAGGCAGGTGGCCGATAACCTTGCCGAAAGCCCCGGTTTGCGTCGAGAGGATGTGTTCATCAATCTTGTTGAGGTGCTGAAAGAGAATTGGTCGTTCGGCAACGGGATCGCGCAGTACGCGCTTTGACATCATGCGGTGACGTGCGCCGCCTGAAAACCGCACAACGAAACGGGCCTGGGTCTTGCGACACCACGGCCCGTATTTCGCTGACGTCTGTTCGAGAACCGCTCAGGCGAGCATATCGACCACCCCGCCGCCTGCACACAGCGCGACTTTCGAGGCCGCGAGGCCGGCGGCGAAAGCTGCGTTCAGCGCTATGGCAGTAAGCCGTTGAGAAGGCTGGTCTTCGTCGGCGAGACGGTGCAACTGCTGGTGGCGATAGAAAACGTGTTCGGTCCGATGACCGGCGCGGGGCCGCTGTCAGTCCACTGGACGTTGCAGGAGCCGGGTTGTGCGATTTGCAATGAAGCGTCGCTGTCCGGTTGTTCGACGACATGCGCGAAGGCATTGGCGCGCAGGCTGACCTTTTGCGCATACGCCTTCGAGCCGCCGTAGTTTTTCAGCGCCGCGTTCACATCGCCGCCTGCAGACCGCACGTAGCCGTACAGGATCGCCGATCCCACTTCGATATTGGTGTCCGGCTCCGTCAGATCGCTGACGTTTTTCAGGAGCCCCTTGTGAGCACTCGGGACCACCTGCATCAGCCCGGTCGCGCCGTGCGCGCCTTTGGCCTTTTCCCTGAAACGGGATTCGATGGAAATGATGGCGAGCAAAAGCGCGGGCGGAAGGGAATATTTCGACGCCGCCGACGCGACTGCCACCGAGATCTGCTCAGCCTTTTCCTTTGCCACGCCGAACTTCTGCGTCAGGTAGGCGGAAATCTGGTCGCTCGTTTCGGCCATCGCGCTTTGCGCGAGGCCCAGCGAAAGCACGATCAGGCAGAGTAAGCGGCTCATGGTCGGTGGACGCGCGGGGGGAAGCCCGGATTATAGCTGGTGGGTAGATTAATCAGACGAAACCCACCCCCAGCCCACACAGGCCACCCGCACACGCCAATATTCGCGCCTAACTCCCCCCAAAATACACGTCGTCCCGCGATGTCGAATCCAGCGGAGCTGGCGACACCTTCGGCGCCTGCCCGCCCGAAAATGCGTCCGATAGCGACCGCATGATTTGCGCCGCATACGTCCCCGCCTGAACCGCATCACCGCTCATTGGTGGCCCGGGCGGATTCGGCTGCACAACCGTTTGCAGATGCTGCTCCACCGATACGCCCGGTTGAGTGAGTGGCGCCAATCGGGCCGCGATATCGTGAAACAGGGTCTGCAAGCCGTTCGGCACGGCATTTTGCGCCGCCTGCAATTCCGCGCCGGTGGTCTGCGGGGCCGTGACGTCCAGTTGCGCCGGCGCACGATCCAGATTCAGGGAATCGTTGAGCGCCGCGCTCAGATCGGGCGCGGATGCTTCGCGGGCCGACAACGGCGCTTGCAGACCGAAACACGCCCGCACCGTGCGAATGATCGACGTGTGATCGAACGGTTGCGGGCCCGTTGAGCGCAGGATCGTTTCCGGCTTCGTGTACGGCGAGATGATCACCGCTGGCACGCGCACGCCGTAGCGGTCGAAGTTGAACACCTGGCCCGGACGGGGCGTCTCGGGCGGCACGGCGGCGGGCGGCGGAACATGGTCATAGCAGCCACCGTGTTCGTCACAGGTGATGATGAGCATCGTCGACGCCCAGTTCGGCGAGTTGCGCACCGCGTTGTAGACCAGTGCGACGAGCGCGTCGCCATATGCCACGTTGTGCGGTGGATGCAAGTCGCTTGGCATCTCGAGGCCCGGAAAATATTGAGGTTCCAGAAAGGAGTATGCAGGCATGTCGGTGGAATTCACGTCGGCGAGGAACTCGCAGAATGGCCGGAAATTCGCGAAGTAAGGCCATAGCCGCTGCAGCAACGCCGCCTGGGAGAAATCGTGGAAATAGATGCGCCATTCATGCGTGGGCGCCAGTTCGTTGAAGATGGTCTGCATCGGGAACGGGAAGCCGGCCTTGTCGTTGTTTTCGTAGCCGTTCGCCGTACCGGCGTGTACGAAGAAGCGATTCGGCCAGGTCTGGCATGGCGCAGACGCGAACCACATATCGGACACCGCGTAGCTCTTCGCGAGTTGCGTCAGCGCGGGCAGTTCCTCTGGGCTGAAGCAATGCATGATGTCGCGCGCATTGCCGCCGTGCTGGACGTAATTCGCGGTGAAGCCGTTCATCGGCGGAACACCGTTTGCGGGACCATTGCCGAACAGCTGCTGCGTGATGTCGACGAAGAGTTCGCCAGGATCAGGCGTGGGCAGCGTGGCGGCGGAGGCGCTGCCAGGGTCGGTCCATGGCGGAATCGGCGTGCCGTCCGGTCCGGGATTGCCCGGGTTTTGTGCACTCGCGAGGCCATTGAAGTCGCGGCCATCGGTGTACAGGTGGCCGAACACGTTGTCGAAAGAACGGTTCTCCAGCATCAGAACAACGACATGCTTGATGTCGGACAGCGTCGCCATCGCGAACTCCTCGGTAGGGCGCCGGGACGTGCAA
The DNA window shown above is from Paraburkholderia sp. BL10I2N1 and carries:
- a CDS encoding cytochrome c; its protein translation is MTNKTSRVQPAGPGAQMQIQIQRRGRLRIASLAAVFSVFALYLAWHASNDPDEQREASVTAVFAQDASQGGAAFASPGLVKRGEYLARAGDCIACHTSDRSRPFAGGLPIDTPFGTIYTPNITPDPDTGIGRWTDADFLRAMHEGIGKGGERLYPAFPYAEYTRVTEGDVLAIRAYLNTLVPVHYTPPRNDLKFPFNQRWLMLFWNLFNFTEGRFVPDPKASAQWNRGAYLVQGLAHCEECHTPRNFTQGLKTSERFAGATQAGWHAFNITSDKTSGIGNWSDADMVSYLSAGVVPGRAGAAGPMAEVVADSTQYLSTEDLRSVAIYMRSVPAISGGEVRRRDTWGQPANDVISLRGTKISGVNGAQLFVANCATCHHWTGQGIGASAPGAYPSLIHNSTVGAVTANNLAMVILHGVNRTTKTADVLMPSFAGELTDDQVAAITNYVTKQFGNPQSSVTVDQVAKLRVAQQ
- a CDS encoding metallophosphoesterase, translating into MGSKLVTDVFHHSANRAGRDFIVGDLHGCVDALRYLLHEVEFDPARDRLFSVGDLVDRGAQSEEALALLDRPWFHAVLGNHEDTLIAVAEGRLRRQWWYGIGGSWAAALPDERLRHYAEKLRTLPLARVVGSGTERFNVLHAEFFGSDADLDAGVFSDDARQKLLWGRELAIGNGDPERQRGLSLTYCGHTPMCELQQIGSQVFIDTGAFGPGGKLTVVEARRSRRWQVTVDAARAEGAAALALP
- a CDS encoding RES family NAD+ phosphorylase, with the translated sequence MTSPHWQARWRAAPLDWSPAYRVIPTRFPAVNLFDRVASPDDFEALYALEAMTNDRLRTEVGELDLVPPEERRFGPGWGPIMAAFTHLNPLGSRFSDGTYGVFYCARSRATAIAETRYHTGNFLAATHEPPLRQQMRLYTVIARGEVADLRDDPSLDPAVLSPEDYVAGQSLGRAARTAGVAGIVYPSVRDKEGECLAAFRTTLLRDCHHAAYLEYNWNGSAVDIVFELNQVG
- a CDS encoding MbcA/ParS/Xre antitoxin family protein; protein product: MSNAARVLPNERPLPRPAGEPSLTEMSAAGLRAFFKIARDWDLSADEQIVLLGSPGRSTFFKWKAEPQTARLGRDTLERLSLLLGIYKALQILLPQPSAADTWIKRPNSAPPFGGRRALDRMLAGNISDLVAVRQYLDAMRGGWA
- a CDS encoding fumarylacetoacetate hydrolase family protein, with protein sequence MTTYVVPQPEQPSVEVAGSSSRFPVRRVFCVGRNYADHAREMGADPDREPPFFFTKPADAVVAARGVVPYPPLTSDLHHEIELVVAIGKGGQSISPDKALDYVWGYGVGVDLTRRDLQAVAKKQSRPWDWAKGFDASGPVTPLLPVEKTGHPGTGRIWLSVNGEVRQQGDLTEMIWPVADVISYVSQSVALKPGDLIFTGTPAGVGALHPGDKVTGGVDGVTELAFEVGAAPR
- a CDS encoding helix-turn-helix domain-containing protein, translated to MPERSDRLDFYIRDQTTRPAITEPHRHDYFQIQINLGGDTVQRIGGATRPFPRGAVALILPYRLHLIPHPPESRFMVINFSQQFLRADLEDDPLDLEDVSVHRAVELAPFRFQEYLDFVLTDADLAEVRQLLARMLEVDGARGFGATALLRGYLLQLIGIVCARHAEPLLRLADNEKQRTGRRDALARVMRHIRARIASDDLSLTSAAAAAFLSPNYLAHLIKKETGRTFTELVTDRRMALAQSLLAHSTKRVGEIAQAVGFRDEAYFSRRFRRTTGMSPSDYRSAHHTTADAQPSTAANPANAANPARRDQPAKPAPRRARA
- a CDS encoding LysR substrate-binding domain-containing protein, with translation MKVLDLDAVRAFVLVADLSSFTRAADALDTTQSAVSLKLKRLEVHLGKQLLERTPRLVRLSSEGQAFLKAARDLLSAHERALGSLSVGNRRLALGLSEHVAGPNLPDLLARLKAYDPALVLELHLGMSAALLEQFDERRLDAVIIRNEPEETSRGDGEALFTEPIAWLATPDWLPRPNEPLPLALLAPPCAVRAAALRALNEAGIAWNEAFIGGGVAAVGAAAAAGIAVSPLARRVAPRGLVDVGARLGLPALPASRVTLHSRVRDARSLETLKLVVNGLESA
- a CDS encoding tautomerase family protein, coding for MPLTRIALRTGKPAEYRKALTQGIQRALIDTCNVPADDIFMLINEHDEANFVFDRQYLGVHRSDDLVVIQITFNNTRTVEQKKALYRQVADNLAESPGLRREDVFINLVEVLKENWSFGNGIAQYAL
- a CDS encoding transglycosylase SLT domain-containing protein; this translates as MSRLLCLIVLSLGLAQSAMAETSDQISAYLTQKFGVAKEKAEQISVAVASAASKYSLPPALLLAIISIESRFREKAKGAHGATGLMQVVPSAHKGLLKNVSDLTEPDTNIEVGSAILYGYVRSAGGDVNAALKNYGGSKAYAQKVSLRANAFAHVVEQPDSDASLQIAQPGSCNVQWTDSGPAPVIGPNTFSIATSSCTVSPTKTSLLNGLLP
- a CDS encoding alkaline phosphatase family protein is translated as MATLSDIKHVVVLMLENRSFDNVFGHLYTDGRDFNGLASAQNPGNPGPDGTPIPPWTDPGSASAATLPTPDPGELFVDITQQLFGNGPANGVPPMNGFTANYVQHGGNARDIMHCFSPEELPALTQLAKSYAVSDMWFASAPCQTWPNRFFVHAGTANGYENNDKAGFPFPMQTIFNELAPTHEWRIYFHDFSQAALLQRLWPYFANFRPFCEFLADVNSTDMPAYSFLEPQYFPGLEMPSDLHPPHNVAYGDALVALVYNAVRNSPNWASTMLIITCDEHGGCYDHVPPPAAVPPETPRPGQVFNFDRYGVRVPAVIISPYTKPETILRSTGPQPFDHTSIIRTVRACFGLQAPLSAREASAPDLSAALNDSLNLDRAPAQLDVTAPQTTGAELQAAQNAVPNGLQTLFHDIAARLAPLTQPGVSVEQHLQTVVQPNPPGPPMSGDAVQAGTYAAQIMRSLSDAFSGGQAPKVSPAPLDSTSRDDVYFGGS